CTGTGAATGTTCGCTCCTTCAATGAACATCATCTCATTGCGCGGCCATTCAAAAATCACCGAAGCGGCTCCTTCTGCGACAATCATCAGCATACTTGCGAGCACCCAGCAGCGGGCGTGTTTGTGGCGCCATGCCAGCACGACCGCCACCAATCCCGTTAAAATGCTTAAGAAGCCAAGCGGCGGAAAGTACGTGTTCGGCGCAGCCACCGCCATGAATTCCATCCCAATCTCGAAGGAATGCGGAATGTTGTAAAAAATATTAGGATACACCATAAACGTTTGTAAAAAAATACTGCCTAGCATAATCAGCTGAACCCATAAATGACCCGTAATAAAGCCAAATGTAAACTTCTCTCTCATATGTTTCTCCTCCTTAGTTCATCACTTTTCTTAAGACCAGCAGCAATCACGCCGGCGGTTCATTGTCCTTCACTCCTTTGCTGTCTCTATCATAGAAATCATTTCTAACTAAACTCTTATTGGATTCTTAAATATTTATTAAATCCTGCCGAAAAAACCTATACTGGTAGTTAAGAAAAAGTTTAGAATTGGGTTTTAGAATGGAGAGAGAGTTTGAATGTCAGGAAATTAACTCGCTTTCCGCGGACGACCGGCCAAGCCTCCTCACTTCGTTCCGGGGTCTCGGCAGGCCGTTTTTCCGCAGGAGTCTCGTCATTTTCCTCTCCATCTCAAACGCCATAAAAGAAAGCAGGTGAACGGCTGTGTCGATTCGAAAGAGATTACTATTATCTAATCTGGCTATGATTGTTTTACCGATTGCTGCCCTTATACTTATGGAAATCTTCTTAGGCCTCATTATGTTTCGTATATTGAACTTAGATCCAGGGAGCAGCCTTGAGAGGTTCACGCAAATCCGTTTTATCGGCATTATCATCATCCTGATCGTGACGAACGGGCTGTTGACCTACTATGTGTCCAAAACGATCATTAAGCCCGTGAGACAGCTCTCAGAAGCGACAAAGCGAATCGCCAATGGAGAGCTCAACTTTGAGATCGAGGCCGACCGCAGCGATGAACTCGGGGAGCTGGCTGAGAGCTTTGAAGCGATGAGAAGGAAGCTGCAGGAAGCCGAAGAGCTCCAGAAAAAATATGAAGCCGGCCGCAAGGAGCTGATCGCAAGTATCTCGCATGACCTGAAGACACCGATTACTTCCATTAAGGGGTATGTAGAAGGCATCCGGGACGGCGTCGCCGACACGCCGGAGAAGCAGGAGCGGTATATCGATACGATTTATAAGAAAGCGAACGAGATGGACCACTTGATCGATGAGCTGTTCCACTACTCCAAGCTTGATGTGAACCGCGTCCCGTTTCATTTTGAAAAAGTGGATCTGTATGCTTACTTTGAGGATTACTTAGAGGAGATCAGGCTTCATACGGATGTGAAGGTAGAGCTTTGGCCTAAGGAGAAGCAGACCTTCTTCGTAAAGGCCGACTGGGAACAGCTCAACCGTGTCGTCACAAACATCATCCATAACAGTCTAAAAAATATGGATAAAGACGAGAAGATACTGCAGGTGGAGATTAAGGAAGTCAATGATCACATCAAGGCGGTCATAGGCGATAATGGCAAGGGAATTCCAAGAGGAGACCTGCCGCATATTTTTGAACAGTTTTATAGGGCGGATCCAGCGAGAAGCGCGTCCGCCGGCGGCAGCGGACTAGGTCTTGCCATCGTGAAAAAGATCGTCGAGGAGCACGGCGGCCAAATCAAAGCGAAAAGCGATCAAGGGAAAGGAACGAAGGTGGCCTTTACGCTGGAAAAATGGGAGGAGGGGAATTAGTGGAGAGGATCCTCATTATTGAAGATGAGCGTGAGATTGCCGAGCTCGAACGCGATTACTTGGAAATGAACGGGTTCGCGGTTGATATTGAAGCAGACGGAGCCGCCGGCCTTAAGAAAGCATTAGACGCCGAATACGATCTCCTTCTGCTTGATTTAATGCTGCCGGGTACAAGCGGGTTTGAGATTTGTAAAAAAGTGAGGAAGGAAAAAGAGATTCCGATTCTGATGATCACCGCCAAAACCGATGATATCGATAAGGTGAGAGGTCTTGGTCTCGGCGCCGATGATTACATCGTCAAGCCCTTTAGCCCAAACGAGCTCGTCGCCCGCGTCAAAGCCCACCTGGCAAGGTATAAGCGGCTTGTGAAAAAGGAAGACACCGAGAAGGATATCAGAGTGAGAGGACTTCATATTGACCGGACGTCGCGGAGAGTTTTTGTCAATGGGGAAGAAAAGACACTCACAGCGAAAGAGTACGACCTGCTCGTATTTATGGCGCTTCACCCGAATCGTGTGTTCAGCAAAGACGATTTATTTGAGCGGATCTGGGGGTTTGATGCATTGGGCGATAACACGACGGTGACTGTCCATGTGAGGAGGATTCGCGAGAAAATAGAAGACGACCCTTCGAAGCCTAAGTTTATTGATACGATCTGGGGCGTGGGCTATCGGTTTTTGCTATAAGAAAGCCACGGTGTATGCCGTGGTTTTTGTTTTTTAAGTCAATTAGACTCTCTAGTCACATTGCGAAACTCTGTTAAGAAAGTCCACAAACCCGCTGACCTCTTCCTGGTAAGCGCATCCATTTTTGACTTTTCTGACAGATGCGTTAACATAACAAATGTGAGAGTATTTAAATTCCAACTCAAGGAGGCGGATCAATTGTTTAAAACCATCACTCTCGAACGCACACCGTGCGAAGGAGAGTCCCCTGTTTACAAAATCAGCATTTCAAGCGAAGGAGAAGTCGACTGGGAAGGACAGCAATTTGTTCAAAAGGAAGGCCACCACACGTGGAGCCTCACCGACGAACAAGTCGAGCAGCTGC
This window of the Halobacillus sp. Marseille-Q1614 genome carries:
- a CDS encoding cell wall metabolism sensor histidine kinase WalK; its protein translation is MSIRKRLLLSNLAMIVLPIAALILMEIFLGLIMFRILNLDPGSSLERFTQIRFIGIIIILIVTNGLLTYYVSKTIIKPVRQLSEATKRIANGELNFEIEADRSDELGELAESFEAMRRKLQEAEELQKKYEAGRKELIASISHDLKTPITSIKGYVEGIRDGVADTPEKQERYIDTIYKKANEMDHLIDELFHYSKLDVNRVPFHFEKVDLYAYFEDYLEEIRLHTDVKVELWPKEKQTFFVKADWEQLNRVVTNIIHNSLKNMDKDEKILQVEIKEVNDHIKAVIGDNGKGIPRGDLPHIFEQFYRADPARSASAGGSGLGLAIVKKIVEEHGGQIKAKSDQGKGTKVAFTLEKWEEGN
- a CDS encoding response regulator transcription factor, with the protein product MERILIIEDEREIAELERDYLEMNGFAVDIEADGAAGLKKALDAEYDLLLLDLMLPGTSGFEICKKVRKEKEIPILMITAKTDDIDKVRGLGLGADDYIVKPFSPNELVARVKAHLARYKRLVKKEDTEKDIRVRGLHIDRTSRRVFVNGEEKTLTAKEYDLLVFMALHPNRVFSKDDLFERIWGFDALGDNTTVTVHVRRIREKIEDDPSKPKFIDTIWGVGYRFLL